DNA from Pichia kudriavzevii chromosome 5, complete sequence:
gtggCACAAACAAAGGAGAAGGTGCTTTTTCGTTGGTTCATAAGAACGGTTATTTCTGTGGTGAATTGCCACCTGGCTTTCTCCTTTAGAAGCTAGCTTTGTGTGTTTCCATTATCTTGATTTTCTGTGTAGAGACAAACAATAGCCAAGAGCCACTCCAAAAATGTCTCCTTCACAAATTAACGTTGACAACTTATCTAATTGGactgaagaattcaaatcTGACGCCAAGACTCAAATCGGGGGTTCTGTATTGCAACATTCCAACATTGATGAGGTCTTGATTAACAGAGATGCAGAAATCGCCAACAAGCATATCTTCAACCACaagattgaaattgaaggtCTACCTGTCATGGATCAGAAGGCTTCTGGTAGATGTTGGTTGTTTGCATCGACTAACTTGATGCGTGTTACTgcaatgaagaaatacaatttgaaggaaatcAAGCTTTCCCCATCgtatttgtttttctatGACAAATTGGAAAGAGCAAACTATTTCCTTGAACAAATCATCGACACCCATAAGGAACCAATCGATTCAAGATTGGTTCAATATTTCCTGACCAATCCAGTTGAAGATGGTGGTCAATTCACCATGATGGCACAAATTGCTACCAAATACGGTGTTGTTCCTGATCAAGTCTACCCAGATTCTTTCAACACAACCACTTCGAGGATTATGAACAGATTAGTCAACCACAGATTACGTTCTTATGCAATGACTTTACGTAACGCTCTAGATGAAGGTAAAGATGTAATGTCCTTGAAGAATGAGATGCAAAAAGAAGTTTATCGTTTGCTAACAATGTTCCTTGGTAACCCACCAAAGCCAAACGAAGAGTTTGTCTGGGAATTCACCGATAAAGATGGTAAATATGAATCTATTAAAACTACACCATTAAAATATGCAACTGAAGTTTTGGATTTCCATGCTCCAGAATATGTTTCCTTGTTAAATGACCCAAGAAATAAGTATAACAAGATGGTTCAAGTTGAAAGATTAGGTAATGTTGCTGGTGGCGAACCAGTTGCATACTTAAACttagaaattgaaaagttatCTCAAGCTGTTGTTAAcagaatcaaaaataacaaaccAGTTTTCTTTGGTACCGATACACCTAAATTTATGGATAAAAGTAGAGGTATTATGGATATCAATTTATGGGACTATGAGTTATTAGGTTATGATGTCCGTACCATGtcaaagaaggaaagaGTTGTTTTTGGTGATTCTTTAATGACCCACGCTATGTTGATTACTGCAGTGCACGTCGATGAAAATGGCAAACCTGTCAGATACAGAGTCGAAAACAGTTGGGGTACCAAGAGTGGTCAAGAAGGTTATTACACAATGACCCaagaatattttgaagagtACGTTTATCAAGTAGTCATTGAAAAGAGTGAATTTGCTGCCCTAAACCTCGATGTTTCCATTCTGGAGGATAAAGAACCAGTCGTCTTGCCACCTTATGACCCTATGGGTGCACTTGCTTTataaattgattttgtaggggggaaaaaaaggaaaaagagaCATCACAAGTCAATGTGATTTAGCAAGTTATTTTTAGCTTACATTGAAGGTTATCTTCTTAAAGCTCTCCCAACGTATGTCCAACAAGTTTGGGTATCAAAACTATGTAATCCTTttagataaaaaaaaatagtacTAAATACGCTTTTATTAGACCCTGGCAAGCTGTAAACTTAGCAAAAAGAGTTAGCTCCTAACAACTGTACCAGCACTAttactgttgttgaaaattgCGATCTCTCTTCCAAATTTGGCGAGCAATGAAGTTTCACCAAATCGTGGagttttaaaaaaaaaacattgtGATACGGTTCTGGTTTTCTacaacttttcttttccctCTCTTGACTGCTTTGCTGGCACTGGTTGACAATCTCATTCTGAGAATCGGACCTGTTACTCCTTTCTCTCTGtctaaataaaaaaaagataaggcagaaaattagaaaacTAGGAAGCATGAATTTTACCTGggtattcaaaattttgctgtgtttgatattttcaaatcgTATCAATGCCATAGGCAATAAGGACTTTGCTAACAAAGACTACCTAATGGTAGAAGTAAAGGGGGATTATGATTTACATAACATACAAGAATTACATCCAGATTGGgaatatgaatatgaaaTTGACTTTCTAGATAATTTTCATGTGTTTAGTATGAAGAAAGACCATCAGTTAAtagaaaagttttcaaagtaCACATCTATCAAAGAGCTCTTGCAAGGTGACAAAAAATTAATTAAACGTGAAGATTATGATTTTTTGAGTAGTTTGAATGATAACAATGTTACAGGTGTTCATTTACTACCGAGGAAACAACTAGTAAAACGTTTCCCTGTTCCCGTATCATATGGGAAAGACGTACCTGTTCTACATTCTCGAGAGAACACGAACGTTGATTCAAGCTTAGATGAAATAGCTCAAGTTGCAGAAGAATTTGGTATTAATGATCCAATCTTCAAAGAGCAGTGGCATATTAAGAACGCGTTCAACCCAGGACACGACGTGAATGTAATACCTGTGTGGAGGAAAAATATCACAGGCAGAGGTGTAGTGACTGCATTGATTGATGATGGCTTAGATTATGAGtcaattgatttgaaggataaTTATTGTCCTGAAGGTTCATGGGATTATAATGATAACAGACCAAATCCTAAACCAGAGTTGACGAATGACTACCATGGTACCAGATGTGCTGCTGAGATCGCAGCTTCCAGGGGCAATGATTACTGTGGTGTCGGGGTTGCGTATGACTCGAAAGTATCGGGCATCCGGATATTAAGTGGTGAAATTACCtccgaagaagaagctgcTGCTATGATTTATGGATTAGACGTTAATGATATCTATTCATGTTCTTGGGGGCCACCGGACAATGGTCGTTCTATGGACGAGCCTGATAAGCTGATCAAATCGGCAATTCTAAAAGGTATCCAAGAAGGCAGAAAAGGGAAAGGTGCATTGTACGTTTTTGCAAGTGGTAATGGTGGGTCTCGTGGAGATACCTGTAATTTTGATGGTTATACCAATAGTATTTATTCACTGACAGTGACAGCAATAGATTATAAGGGGTTACATCCAAACTACGCAGAATCGTGTACTGCTGTTATGGTATCTACTTATTCCTCTGGGTCTGGTGAACATATACATACAACAGATATCCATGAACAATGTACTGCAAATCATGGTGGCACATCTGCTGCAGCACCTTTAGCGGCTGGTATATATGCACTTGTACTGGAAGCAAATCCAGAACTAACATGGAGAGATGTTCAATATTTAACCGTACTTAGTGCGGCTGAAATTGAACCATATGATCCGTCTTGGCAAAACTCAGCAATTGAAGGACGTAAATATTCGCCTAAATATGGATGGGGGAAAATTGATGCTGAGAAAATGGTTGACATGGCACAGAATAATTGGACCTTGTTAAAACCTCAAGCTTGGTACTACATGCCATATCAACAAgtgaataaaaaaattgaaaagaaaattgacGAAATTGAGgataactttgaaatttcaaatgaAGTCTTACGATATTCTaattttgagaaagttGAGCAATTAACTATTACagttgatattgattctCAAAAAAGAGGTGACGTTGAGGTTGATTTAATCTCTCCCAATGGCATTGTCTCCAAACTAGCTGAAAAGAGGCCTAGAGATACTGACAAAGGTGGGTTCAAAAAGTGGACTTTTTCGACAGTTGCGCATTGGGGAGAGGAAGGTACCGGTAACTGGACAATCAAAGTAAGAAATGTtggtgaagaaaataccatcaatttcaaaggaTGGCAGTTAAAGGCATTTGGTGAATGTATTGATCCAGAATTAGCTAAACgatttgatattgatgaagactATAGTTTGGTAAATAACGAAGATTATAataaaaatgttgaaaatggtaaatCATTAGAGACACCAAACTCCAGTGAAACGGGCACAAGCAATGCAGAAACGGCTCATACCACTAGTGAAGAAGGTATTAAACCTACAAATACAGGTGCTTTGGGGGCCTCGCCGTTACCtagtgaagaaaataagcCAAATGATGGTAATGATGGAAATACGGCACATGCACATAAACCTACACATCACTATGtaatttattttgtttctttgattgtCATTGGATTTATTGCCTCATTGTGGATATTCAAGAAAGGTAAAAAAGGAGGAGCACGTCGTTTACAAGATTATGAGTTTGATATTATACGACCAGAAGATGACGAAAGTAGCAGATTCGAATTTGAAGATctagaagatgatgaagatgccCACGAATTTCATATCGAGTCATCCGACGAAGACGACCATCATCCACATGAACAGCAGCAACGACAACCGCCAGGTATGAATAGTGATTCCGAATTTGATTTAGGAAGCAGCTATTTGTCTGGACACGAGAAATCCAACACTGTGATTGAAGATGTTCGACAACACGAGAAAAAACAGAATACTGAAAGTTCTGGCATGCTACACTCGGCTTCTTCTGAAGAATCGCCTTTTGGTGAAATCAATGACAATAAACGTACTATTCTATAAGGCCCGTTTCTAGTACTAGCGATTGTATATACACATGTATATTATTTCCAGTTAGATTCTCATCTTTTTCCACTGATCTACGTATCCCTGCAAAATCAGAACAAAACAAGGATAGAAACACGATAGGGAAAGGATAAATAGAAGTAAAATAGGCGCAAAAGGTATATataaaatgataaaaatatgataaaaaaatcaaaagctAAAAAATGCGGAAATTCATCTCTCCTGGAAGTAATACCATGTACCATTTGTTATTTAAACAAGGTTGTTGAATAAACGATTAATGGTTAGTGATGATCTCACCAAAACCGCCAACACCACGACAAAATAAGACTGCGGAGAAGCAGAGATCAGAACAGGTCAAAGAGGCACCTCCATCCAATAAAAAACCCTCTTTATTCAAGAGGTACAACTCCTTACCATTCCGTGCCAAATTGTATATTTGGATAACCACTGCTGGTGTTGCATGGCTGGCAGATTCTATAAGTGATCGTATTTTTGAGCAAAATATGATTGACGCAGAAGCTAACCGGCGTGTTGAAATGGAgatgaggaaaatgaaagagctggaatttcaaagtaGGGTGAACAGCAAGTAGACGTGTTGATGTTTTGTTAGAGTTTATGTTATCAAGTTTGCAGGAAGCATTGTCCATATAAGAAGCTGAAATTAGTGTCATACTTCTTTTTAATACCTTGATATAAAGAGAACTATTATTTAAAGTACAGAGCCAAAGAAACATgaacaaatataaaaagaTAAATCAACATAAATCAAACTAAACTAAATTAAACTAAATTAAACTAAAACATACTAAATCAAATTACATtataaaaatcaaaataaatcaaaacattttcaGGTGCTTCTCTTTATAGAGGAAACAAATTCTAAGAACTTTGCTGGGTTTGCATCAATACCTCTTGTGTAAACAAACTCAGATGCCAACTTTGTAGCAAAAATAGCCTTCAAGTAAGACTCTGGTACTCTTTCTAATATTCTATCTAAACCAATTTCATTCAATAATAACTTTGGTAACGCGTTTTTTAAGACAATGTTACGgaattcaacatcatcttccCACAACTCCTTTGAGGAAGATAATTCATCACCCAATTTGTTGATTGCAATTGACAATTCATCAGACAAATCTGCAAAGGATTTCTTCGTATCTTGTTTCAACTTCCACAACATATTGAACTCATTATCGGCATTGATTTTAATAATTTCTTGGACTTCCTTAACATAGTCCTGATAAAACCTTGGAACTGAATTGTTAACTGGATCAACACAAAATTTATTTTGGAATTCTTCGTCACTCAACGATAATGCAGCCAAAACttccaaagaagaagatgtaACACCACCCTTATTTGTAGATGCATCCTTTAAGACGATTGCACCGGCATCTTCCAAAATATATTTGGCAGCTTGTGTGATAAACAAATTGGCACCTTCAACAATGATAGGAATAATCGACTTACCGGTTTTAGAATCAATTAAACTTTGAACAGTTGTTACGTCAATTGAATTTGGTCTACCACCACATGGGACCCATAAATTGATAGAATTTGGAGGATaaatttctttcaaattcaaatgaaaGTTGTTTCTAAACTGAATACCGGAATGTATAATCTTACCATTAGGTAATTGTATATCCTTATCTTCAACCATAATGGCATACCCTTTTGGGCctaattttgatttatcaaactTATTATTACCAAATCTATTATTGGCCAACCTCAAAAGTTCATTTTTATCGATACCATCTTCGTCCACAATACAACCAAACCCATCAACTAGTCCAATATAGGTCTCATTGCCAGATaacttgatttcatttgaaCCTAAATCACCATCACCTCCACCCATTTGtaatttcttgatctttgaccaatcatcaatattcaatttcttATAGACGCCCTCAGTGTAAGCCCTAACAGATAATGTGGTCATACCATATTCATCGTGTGGAATACCACCAATAGTTGGAGATTTACCTGTAAAGAAGGCCTTCCATGGAAATCCAAACTTGGCACCCCTCTTTTTAGCATGTAAAGTTGCCCAATCAACAAAACCGGCAGTATTTTCATCTGGTCCCATATATAACATTTCATTTTTACCatagaaatcaacaatCTTCTCTCTTGTAGGATCATTCAAAATTAACAAGTCTAATAAAGAATCGATATATTTAACAAAACATTCCTTTGGTTTTAATTGGGCAGAACCTGGATTGATTAAAATTACACCCTTTGAACCACCTTCTGGTATATCcttatttttcttttgttgtgTTGAAGCCAAGTTataattttcatcaaataatgacctcatatttttcaaatagaAATCTTCATTTCTTGATAAAACAATTCTGATACCTCCTCTAGCAACATCTCTAAATCTAATATGGAAACCTCTAAATTCCGAACCAACGATAAAAAACATACCAAAAGGTGTGTTTGGATATTCAGAAACTGGTAAAAATGAAGGATTCAATCTAAATGATAGAGCAATCTTAGaagtttggaaaaaattggtCTTCAAGATGGACTTATTAAAAGAATATAAAACTTTTAAAACTGTTGAATAACCATCATTACTAATATCTTggattttttcattaaattgtgaatcattttcaataccTTCAATTTGAGAAGTTCTTTGATAGGATAAAGTTCTAACCATTTTAGTTGAGGAAGTTGTATAGTgattatcaacaaaatgCTTATATAATTGTTGAATGAATTCAGAATTGGAATTAAAAGTCTCAATAATGTACGATTCCGAAAAAGTTTCTGAATTAAATCTCTCCTTGATTTTAGAAACCAATTCGACATTCTTTGGATTAACAATCGAAGAATCTAACAAGATCTTCTttaattgttgaaattcaGGACCAGATCTATTCAAGAAATGAGTTGCAAATATAACACCACAATGGGCATAAATACATTCTTGAATTGACcattcaccattttcaaattttgaatagaATTTGTTATCTGGAATACAATATAATAAAGATGCTTCCTTAGTCAATTGTAAAGTGGTCAAGGTTGATTCGAGTTCTGgatttgaattcaaatacATTGAAATAATTGTATaattatttgagaaattttcaacatatTTTCTCTTAATATTTAATCCATAATATTTAACTAAAGTTGATAATGCTGAATTATACCTATGAGAAGAACCTTTCTTAAAACCAATAATAATTCTCAATTCACCAGTTTCTGAAATTGTATAATGTTTAACAATTGGTCCCTCAGTTAATTTTGattcttccaaaatttCAGAATATAAGGTTTTCGTATAATTAGTTGCAATTTTTTGGAAAGTATCATCAGATATTAAGtcaatttctttgcttGAACTTGAATTAACCAATTGATTCTCCtcatttgagaaaatcgaCTTATAAACAAAATGACATCTAATCATTTCACCATTGGGTAAATTGGATGTAAAGGATTCTAATCTATATGATTTATCAGCAACATCtaaaaattcatcatcgatttccttttcaaaattagaTACAGAACcagtttcaaaataaactgCATGATTGTcagttatttttttaaaatgaatatcattatttaaatttgaattgaCTGTAGCATTGATTTTAGCAGCATAAAGTGCCAAAATATTGGATgctatattttcaacagATTCCGATGCAAAATATGTATCATCAATTCCCAAATCATTATAGAAAAAACTCGTTTCAGATTCAATCAAGTTTTCCGGAATGAGAGAATACGAATCTAATAGGTCCATAACTTTAGAAATTTGATCATCCTTTGATTCGAAAACAGAAGGTCTGTATCCATTGGCTTGAACATCTTCTCTAGAGACATTTTGAAATGAGGATTGGGAGAAGTTGTTATCTAGAGTCAAACTCTGTAAATTTGGAATAGCTGCCGTCATTGTACTAGTGAAAGACAAAAGAGTCTTAGGAGCGGGGGGTGGATTGAGAACTAAAGAGTGAAGATTGTCTTTTGGAGAACAACTGAATAAGATACGAAACCAAGACAacaaaagaggaaaaacCAAGTAGAACAGTGCAAGTTAAAGAGAGAGATTAAAAAGGGAACAAAGGAGGGGGGGCAACAAGGGTATTTATAGGAATGACAAGAAACTGTGGTGACTTTGAAGTAAAAGGTAAACAAACCCGGGACATCACAAGAGGGGAGatgaagagagagagagggGGGGGTGTCAATTAGTGGTTTGTTGGAGAATGCTCTAGTGATGACAATGTCCTAGAATATGAGATTACAACAGCCATGGAATGTGTAGAGTGTATTGTAAGATGTGGCGGGTACAGTTCCTAACATAATGCCCTCTCTGTAACTATGAGGGGCATTAGAAACAAAACcagaaaaggaaattgcCAATTTTGATAGAGAAAAAGCATTACAGTCAATGACCTGGAGTTTCAAAGATTGGGCAAATCCtacccccccccccccccccccccgCCCCCACCCTATTCAATATTCCCTCAAAGTGTACATCAACAATACGTTCAAATGGACAGCTGTTCTAGAGTGACTCGTGTACCCTGGATAAGCAGGTATATCTGACTTGGTCTGGCCGTGTCCTATCAGACGATAGTATGAAGCAATGGTAAATGTGTCAAGTCCTTCTTCTGATAAGGCAACAAGGCCATATCTAACTTCTAAGCATGTTTTCTTCCCCGTTTTGGCAGATAACGACGTTTCCCTTTACTGAGAGGGAGCTAGACAATATTCCGTCCCTCCCCTTTGGGAAGTATCCGAGAGCGGCATCATTTAcattttccattgtttCTAAATCTCCACTTGCGATTATGTCGATACTTGGCGGCTCGCTGATAGTTGAACATTAGAGGATAGTCGAAtgagggggggggaagaCGGGAACGGGAACGGGAATCGATTAAACGGAACTAATTTCCCATTCATTATTACTATTTCTTAAATTGCCGCCATAACCGTGTTTTGCCGCTAAGAGTATATCTTCTCGCTTATAAATGTCAAGCGTCTCTATTAAAGGCGTACGGCAatagttttgattttggtcctcttttgtttcacaattttctttttctctttgtagacattttctcttttttcttttttctttttctttttctttttctttttctttttctttttctttttctttttctttttctttttctttttcttttttcatctttacCATTTTTCCGTGAATTGGGTCTATTTTCGTCCCTGGAACTAAAATACTCAAAGCGACGAGaaataattaaaaaaaaacagaaaatcaaaccgaggaggaaaaaaagaaataaaacaCTAGACCGTTTCAGGATGACGCGCTACAGTGTCtatgtttgtttgttttcgtCTCCTCCCCTCGTTTTTAGTTTGTTTATAGCACAAAAATTGGCCTTTTCCAAATTGGTCTGTTTCTGTATATGCCATTAACGATACATTTTATTAGCGCGTCATAGTTAAACACGAAATATTAATGGAAAAAAGTAAAActttgtaaaaaaaaaatgggaaaaaattaataaaTAGTAAATAGTAAGGATCATGGTAAGAGTGACATACACACAAACCACACATACATACGAAAACATACACATTCTCAAACTCACACTATTAAGGTATTGAATTTTCTATTATAGGgtgtttgttttcattttttatttaataaGACGTGGCCTCTATTCACCCCATTCTAAGGTCACCTTTACAGCAAGAGCTAGAGCTACCGCACCAATCATATCCACTCGGTTTCCCTTCATTTCATCCAACCTTAACTCAACTTAACTTGTCTTCACCTTGAAACGATGCTCTCCTTGCCCAAACGTACAAAGACTAACCGTCCGGCCAGTCCAACTACCGTCAACCTCGTCATTGTCATCACTATATCCATCTCTGCCTTGGCATGGATAATAGCCTTTGTAGGGTCTATTGCCGCTTCACAATCAATAGAACATTTCCCCAAATTCACTTGGTGGGGATTGGtctttcaactttttgtGGTGATTATAATCCCAGTAGCATATTATTTGGGCTTGTTGCCTGTTTACAGAAACTTTCTAATGGCATCAGTCATAATTGCATTTATCTAttcctcaaattcaactaaCAATATGATCTATTACTCAAGctcttcaacttctgcTGCTAGTACCGGGTTTATCCTTCTTAGTATGACCAACtttctttggttggttTATTTGGGTTCAGATGAGTCTTCCCCCATTGTGGAATTCATCGATCAATATGGTAAACCTATCAATATAATCGAAAGGAAAAGGCTTAGTATCTCCACCCAGAATAGGCACAATAGTAACAACTATAAAAGTAGTGGTAGTAACGTCGTCTATCAGTCAACCGCTTACGTGAATCACAATCAGTCAGACATTTATAGCAACATGGAAGATTCTCATGAATTGGCAGGATTCGAAAACCCAGTTAGTGAATCCTTAGAAACTCCTCAAATGTCGGAATTTAACGATTCTGCATTCAGACAATCAGGCATATTGCCCGTAATTCAGATCGATCCAAATAACAACGGAACAGGTACAAATCTAACAGGAATATCATCAGTCTCCAAATATATGGAGTCGTACCCTATATTGGTCAGAGGATTATACGACTATAATGCCAGTCCTGATGATGTTAATGAACTAAGCTTCAAAAAGGGAGAAATCTTTAGAgtaaaaaatacaaacgGTAACTGGTGGCAGGcaaagaataaaaaggGTGAAATCGGTATGTGTCCAAGTAAttatcttgaaattgtaaCTTAATAATGTTTTGTTCTATACCCTGCAATCGTTATTCTATCCCATGTACTTAttcctctttctcttcCTCGTTTCCTTCTTTCTACCCCTTTGTTTCACCTGCTTTAATAATGTGTAATGCATAAATGTCCActccttttctttataaCTTATATTCACAATGATTATTTTCTACATGTATAGATGGACCTACCTGTCTAACCACTACACGCTACCATTAAACTTTTGGAAACCATAATAGCACGACCGCGTAtcattttggaaaataacACAATAGGAGCGTACTaaacgtttttttttttaatgcGGGTATCAAAAGAGACATTCACGTAGAGAGTCCAACACGCATCAACATGGGGATTCCCTTTTTTTACTCCAATAACTCTTGACTCTTCAATTGAATGCCAAACACCGTCTTCAAGGTGTCTCTCCCCACATAATGTCCAAGTATATACCGTCATCGGCATCTAATAACACCTCGTTGACGAAAGTGGCTAATGGACCTTCGAACAGGAATAACAACTATTTGACCTCCTcagcatcaacatcaaactcaaatccaaattcaagttACAAGAATCATAAAGTTTTTGACTTGGATGAGGACTTCGATAGTGCACTTTGTCCTCCAGCGTTGTCTCCCTTTGCATTGTCTATTTTAGACGACAAATTAGGTGATCGATATAAAAACAGTAGGGAAAGTGGGAGTCACCggaaaattgagaaaagGGACCATAATAAACTGCATACCAATTCAACTTTAAACTCGATATCTACTAATGAATTTACCAATCCGAAGAATCAAAACTTAACCAATACAACTGTCACGAGACATTCTACGTTTATGCGTAAACTAGGTCTAGGTGCACCAAAGAGACTGACTATAAATGGCGATTTCCAATCCACCGGCAATTCACAACTTCCTGATGATCATTCTGAAAGCCCGAATACAGGtaccaatttcaaagatataaAGAGGAAACATTCATTGCAATTAACACCGAATAGATATTCTCCAACCCACAAAAAGACATCTCTCCCAGCATCCAGTATAAACGATTTATCAAATAAGACATCAACACCTACTAAACAGAATAAATTACCAAATTCCATTGTCAACTCACACGTTCCAATTTTAGAGTCTCCTGAATTTGGTAGAAAGACAAAACTGAATCTGTCCGATAGCAAACCAAATGGCGGGATCATCGATATCTTTAGAGATGATAAACCGTTCGTTTTAAATCTTGATAGCAAATcaa
Protein-coding regions in this window:
- a CDS encoding uncharacterized protein (PKUD0E01270; similar to Saccharomyces cerevisiae YNL239W (LAP3); ancestral locus Anc_2.5); this encodes MSPSQINVDNLSNWTEEFKSDAKTQIGGSVLQHSNIDEVLINRDAEIANKHIFNHKIEIEGLPVMDQKASGRCWLFASTNLMRVTAMKKYNLKEIKLSPSYLFFYDKLERANYFLEQIIDTHKEPIDSRLVQYFLTNPVEDGGQFTMMAQIATKYGVVPDQVYPDSFNTTTSRIMNRLVNHRLRSYAMTLRNALDEGKDVMSLKNEMQKEVYRLLTMFLGNPPKPNEEFVWEFTDKDGKYESIKTTPLKYATEVLDFHAPEYVSLLNDPRNKYNKMVQVERLGNVAGGEPVAYLNLEIEKLSQAVVNRIKNNKPVFFGTDTPKFMDKSRGIMDINLWDYELLGYDVRTMSKKERVVFGDSLMTHAMLITAVHVDENGKPVRYRVENSWGTKSGQEGYYTMTQEYFEEYVYQVVIEKSEFAALNLDVSILEDKEPVVLPPYDPMGALAL
- a CDS encoding uncharacterized protein (PKUD0E01280; similar to Saccharomyces cerevisiae YNL238W (KEX2); ancestral locus Anc_2.6) — its product is MNFTWVFKILLCLIFSNRINAIGNKDFANKDYLMVEVKGDYDLHNIQELHPDWEYEYEIDFLDNFHVFSMKKDHQLIEKFSKYTSIKELLQGDKKLIKREDYDFLSSLNDNNVTGVHLLPRKQLVKRFPVPVSYGKDVPVLHSRENTNVDSSLDEIAQVAEEFGINDPIFKEQWHIKNAFNPGHDVNVIPVWRKNITGRGVVTALIDDGLDYESIDLKDNYCPEGSWDYNDNRPNPKPELTNDYHGTRCAAEIAASRGNDYCGVGVAYDSKVSGIRILSGEITSEEEAAAMIYGLDVNDIYSCSWGPPDNGRSMDEPDKLIKSAILKGIQEGRKGKGALYVFASGNGGSRGDTCNFDGYTNSIYSLTVTAIDYKGLHPNYAESCTAVMVSTYSSGSGEHIHTTDIHEQCTANHGGTSAAAPLAAGIYALVLEANPELTWRDVQYLTVLSAAEIEPYDPSWQNSAIEGRKYSPKYGWGKIDAEKMVDMAQNNWTLLKPQAWYYMPYQQVNKKIEKKIDEIEDNFEISNEVLRYSNFEKVEQLTITVDIDSQKRGDVEVDLISPNGIVSKLAEKRPRDTDKGGFKKWTFSTVAHWGEEGTGNWTIKVRNVGEENTINFKGWQLKAFGECIDPELAKRFDIDEDYSLVNNEDYNKNVENGKSLETPNSSETGTSNAETAHTTSEEGIKPTNTGALGASPLPSEENKPNDGNDGNTAHAHKPTHHYVIYFVSLIVIGFIASLWIFKKGKKGGARRLQDYEFDIIRPEDDESSRFEFEDLEDDEDAHEFHIESSDEDDHHPHEQQQRQPPGMNSDSEFDLGSSYLSGHEKSNTVIEDVRQHEKKQNTESSGMLHSASSEESPFGEINDNKRTIL
- a CDS encoding uncharacterized protein (PKUD0E01290; similar to Saccharomyces cerevisiae YDL215C (GDH2); ancestral locus Anc_2.68), with amino-acid sequence MTAAIPNLQSLTLDNNFSQSSFQNVSREDVQANGYRPSVFESKDDQISKVMDLLDSYSLIPENLIESETSFFYNDLGIDDTYFASESVENIASNILALYAAKINATVNSNLNNDIHFKKITDNHAVYFETGSVSNFEKEIDDEFLDVADKSYRLESFTSNLPNGEMIRCHFVYKSIFSNEENQLVNSSSSKEIDLISDDTFQKIATNYTKTLYSEILEESKLTEGPIVKHYTISETGELRIIIGFKKGSSHRYNSALSTLVKYYGLNIKRKYVENFSNNYTIISMYLNSNPELESTLTTLQLTKEASLLYCIPDNKFYSKFENGEWSIQECIYAHCGVIFATHFLNRSGPEFQQLKKILLDSSIVNPKNVELVSKIKERFNSETFSESYIIETFNSNSEFIQQLYKHFVDNHYTTSSTKMVRTLSYQRTSQIEGIENDSQFNEKIQDISNDGYSTVLKVLYSFNKSILKTNFFQTSKIALSFRLNPSFLPVSEYPNTPFGMFFIVGSEFRGFHIRFRDVARGGIRIVLSRNEDFYLKNMRSLFDENYNLASTQQKKNKDIPEGGSKGVILINPGSAQLKPKECFVKYIDSLLDLLILNDPTREKIVDFYGKNEMLYMGPDENTAGFVDWATLHAKKRGAKFGFPWKAFFTGKSPTIGGIPHDEYGMTTLSVRAYTEGVYKKLNIDDWSKIKKLQMGGGDGDLGSNEIKLSGNETYIGLVDGFGCIVDEDGIDKNELLRLANNRFGNNKFDKSKLGPKGYAIMVEDKDIQLPNGKIIHSGIQFRNNFHLNLKEIYPPNSINLWVPCGGRPNSIDVTTVQSLIDSKTGKSIIPIIVEGANLFITQAAKYILEDAGAIVLKDASTNKGGVTSSSLEVLAALSLSDEEFQNKFCVDPVNNSVPRFYQDYVKEVQEIIKINADNEFNMLWKLKQDTKKSFADLSDELSIAINKLGDELSSSKELWEDDVEFRNIVLKNALPKLLLNEIGLDRILERVPESYLKAIFATKLASEFVYTRGIDANPAKFLEFVSSIKRST
- a CDS encoding uncharacterized protein (PKUD0E01300; similar to Saccharomyces cerevisiae YER118C (SHO1); ancestral locus Anc_7.419), with product MLSLPKRTKTNRPASPTTVNLVIVITISISALAWIIAFVGSIAASQSIEHFPKFTWWGLVFQLFVVIIIPVAYYLGLLPVYRNFLMASVIIAFIYSSNSTNNMIYYSSSSTSAASTGFILLSMTNFLWLVYLGSDESSPIVEFIDQYGKPINIIERKRLSISTQNRHNSNNYKSSGSNVVYQSTAYVNHNQSDIYSNMEDSHELAGFENPVSESLETPQMSEFNDSAFRQSGILPVIQIDPNNNGTGTNLTGISSVSKYMESYPILVRGLYDYNASPDDVNELSFKKGEIFRVKNTNGNWWQAKNKKGEIGMCPSNYLEIVT